The following are from one region of the Chitinophagales bacterium genome:
- the gmhA gene encoding phosphoheptose isomerase, whose protein sequence is MLSAEICVTCTLKNSTNHNPVPMQGRCVQEIIKESIRVKEKIQADTRIVQTIAEAAQTLVQCFQNGGKVLLCGNGGSAADAQHIAAELSGRFMLNRPPLFAEALHVNTSYLTATANDYAFDQVYSRLIEAKGRPDDVLIALSTSGNSPNVVLAAKIARKMKMITIGLTGIRKARLDPYCAVLIKVPSDNTARIQEAHILIGHIICELVEQKLFGK, encoded by the coding sequence ATGCTTTCAGCAGAGATATGTGTAACTTGCACGCTCAAAAATAGCACTAACCATAACCCTGTGCCCATGCAAGGCCGTTGTGTGCAAGAAATCATTAAAGAAAGCATCCGTGTAAAGGAAAAAATTCAGGCCGATACCCGTATAGTACAAACCATTGCAGAGGCCGCACAAACGCTGGTGCAGTGTTTCCAAAACGGGGGCAAGGTGCTCTTATGTGGTAATGGGGGCAGCGCTGCCGATGCTCAGCACATTGCGGCAGAGCTTTCCGGTAGGTTTATGCTCAACAGGCCTCCTCTCTTTGCAGAAGCATTGCATGTGAATACCTCCTATCTTACTGCCACCGCCAATGATTATGCATTTGATCAGGTGTACAGCCGGCTTATTGAGGCCAAGGGCCGCCCCGATGATGTGCTGATTGCTCTCTCCACTTCCGGCAACTCCCCCAACGTGGTGCTTGCTGCGAAAATTGCCAGAAAGATGAAGATGATTACCATAGGGCTTACCGGTATCAGGAAAGCCCGTCTGGATCCTTATTGCGCTGTTTTAATTAAGGTGCCTTCCGACAACACCGCCCGCATACAGGAAGCGCATATTCTTATCGGACATATCATTTGTGAGCTTGTGGAACAAAAGCTTTTTGGAAAATAG
- a CDS encoding cation transporter: MLMLIKFAAFFLTGSNAILSDALESVINVVAGSFALYSLVLAAKPSDRDHPYGHGKVEFLSAGLEGMLILAAGTSILLKAGYDLIFPAQIGHLREGIGLIGFTGLINYLTGFILIRYGKKHHSETMMADGKHLLSDAYTTAGLLAGLLVVYLTGITWLDSVIAMSFGIWIAVVGFRIVRKSISGIMDEADFEVLKKVASALESNRKNTWVDIHNIRVIKYGPLLHIDCHLTLPWYFTLRESHHEVEAVASAVNKHIERNVEFFIHTDPCIPDSCKICQLENCPVRQHPFIKKITWDLDAILRNEKHSIEK; this comes from the coding sequence ATGCTCATGCTGATAAAGTTTGCAGCTTTTTTTCTCACCGGCTCCAATGCTATTTTATCAGATGCTTTGGAGTCAGTCATAAATGTAGTAGCCGGTTCTTTTGCCCTTTACAGCCTGGTGCTTGCTGCCAAGCCCTCTGACCGCGATCATCCTTATGGTCATGGGAAAGTGGAATTTCTTTCTGCCGGACTTGAAGGGATGTTGATACTGGCAGCGGGTACTTCCATTTTGCTCAAGGCAGGGTATGACCTGATATTTCCTGCCCAGATCGGCCACCTCAGGGAGGGCATTGGTCTTATTGGCTTTACCGGTCTGATTAACTACCTGACGGGGTTTATTCTGATTCGTTACGGGAAGAAACATCACTCCGAAACCATGATGGCAGATGGAAAGCATCTGCTTTCAGATGCCTATACAACAGCCGGATTGCTGGCAGGATTGCTTGTTGTTTACCTTACAGGCATCACATGGCTGGATAGTGTCATAGCTATGAGCTTCGGAATATGGATTGCCGTAGTGGGGTTTCGGATAGTAAGAAAATCTATTTCAGGCATAATGGATGAAGCCGATTTTGAGGTGCTCAAAAAAGTAGCTTCGGCCCTGGAAAGCAATCGCAAGAACACCTGGGTTGATATTCATAACATACGGGTGATTAAATATGGACCCTTACTGCATATTGACTGTCATCTTACGTTGCCCTGGTATTTTACCCTCAGGGAATCTCATCACGAAGTAGAGGCGGTGGCTTCAGCCGTGAATAAGCATATTGAGCGAAATGTGGAATTTTTTATTCATACCGACCCCTGTATTCCGGATTCATGCAAAATATGCCAGCTTGAAAATTGCCCGGTGCGTCAGCATCCGTTTATTAAAAAAATCACCTGGGATTTGGATGCTATTCTGCGCAATGAAAAGCATTCCATTGAGAAATAA
- a CDS encoding 3-hydroxybutyryl-CoA dehydrogenase produces the protein MIRTPETIKKVLIIGSGTMGLRIGLQCALKGYAVCLYDLHESALQQAVRVQSKLLNWLIKDGRITDEQAKAAQLRITCTTDPLRAAEDADFVSESVLEDRNEKKAVYRQFAPLLPKNAIITTNTSYMLPSWFAEDSGNPSRFCAFHFHDVFVANVVDIMPHAGTDPRVVELLQALARRLDQVPIVVEKESHGYVFNAMLGVLLGAAGALVTSGVASIEDVDRSWMINMQTAIGPFGIMDSIGLDTVWHVTKAYKDEKSVRFAKWLKEYVDAGKLGIKTGEGFYRYPDPAFKNPEFLK, from the coding sequence ATGATACGCACACCAGAGACTATAAAAAAAGTGCTCATAATCGGCAGTGGTACTATGGGCCTGCGCATAGGGCTGCAATGTGCTCTTAAAGGGTATGCCGTATGCCTGTATGACTTGCATGAATCAGCGCTGCAACAGGCAGTCCGTGTTCAAAGTAAATTGCTGAACTGGCTGATAAAAGACGGTAGAATAACCGATGAGCAAGCTAAAGCCGCACAGCTGCGCATTACCTGTACCACCGACCCTTTGCGGGCGGCAGAAGATGCCGATTTTGTAAGTGAATCTGTGCTGGAAGACCGCAATGAAAAGAAAGCTGTATATCGCCAATTTGCGCCCCTGCTTCCGAAGAATGCCATTATCACTACGAACACCTCTTATATGCTTCCCTCCTGGTTTGCCGAAGACTCAGGCAATCCATCCCGTTTCTGTGCTTTCCATTTTCATGATGTTTTTGTAGCCAATGTAGTGGATATCATGCCACATGCAGGAACCGACCCCAGGGTAGTAGAGCTTCTGCAGGCTCTGGCTCGCAGGCTGGATCAGGTGCCTATAGTGGTAGAAAAAGAATCTCACGGCTACGTGTTTAATGCCATGCTGGGTGTTCTGCTGGGTGCTGCAGGCGCGCTGGTTACCAGCGGAGTGGCTAGTATTGAGGATGTAGATCGCTCCTGGATGATCAATATGCAAACTGCTATCGGCCCGTTTGGCATCATGGATTCCATCGGACTGGATACCGTATGGCACGTAACCAAAGCCTATAAAGATGAAAAAAGCGTACGCTTTGCCAAATGGCTGAAAGAATATGTAGATGCCGGTAAGCTGGGCATAAAAACCGGTGAAGGGTTTTACAGATATCCTGACCCGGCATTTAAAAATCCTGAATTTCTGAAATAG
- a CDS encoding oligopeptide transporter, OPT family yields the protein MKQKGCKIERKHRFSNHFILHRKRHSVFCRLIEHQMADKQPFISAQVNLPELTVKAILLGFILSAVLAAANAYLGLLLGMTVSASIPAAVISMAVLRFFRNHTILENNMVQTAASSGESLAAGVIFTLPALVLMHYWSSFNYVETTVIALAGGVLGVLFTIPLRRALIVNQNLKFPEGIATAEVLKAGTTGGGLIRYLAGGSLLGGLVKFIAEGLKLWGAHFEAGLLFKNKVFLYFGTYLTPAVMAVGYIVGLNISTLVFLGGAISWYLAIPSYIAWHGAPDGLSATELGIQLWSTRIRYLGVGAMIVGGLWAIISIRNQLAEALKLSLSRTGKAVAAPLRTEYDAPMAWVLLGIGVLVVPIFIIYLREVQQVTLSAVMTVIMMVAGFLFSAVAGYMAGLVGSSNNPISGVTIATVLTSALILVALAGTDSPVGAASAVMIGSVVCCAAAISGDVMQDLKAGHLLGATPYRQQLVEFIGVIAGALVMAPVLNLLNDAYTIGSEKLSAPQASLMRSVAEGVFGGNLPWTIIAIGAGIGVALIIGDQMLARRNASFRLPVLAVAVGMYLPLYLDTAIFIGGLIAYLTGRFLQNKADTANHQQAKSAAENAGLLFASGLITGEAVLGILLAIPIAATGDSEILRFFKLTLPDMAGLLALALCCFLLYRAVITGYRSYKSPVG from the coding sequence ATGAAGCAGAAGGGGTGCAAAATAGAAAGGAAGCATCGTTTTTCAAATCATTTCATTTTGCACCGAAAACGGCATTCTGTATTTTGCCGCTTGATTGAACATCAGATGGCAGATAAGCAACCTTTCATCAGTGCGCAGGTCAACTTGCCGGAGTTAACTGTAAAGGCAATCCTTTTAGGATTTATATTGTCAGCAGTGCTGGCGGCCGCTAATGCCTACCTGGGTCTTCTGCTGGGTATGACGGTTTCGGCTTCCATTCCGGCTGCAGTGATTTCCATGGCGGTGCTGCGTTTTTTCCGTAACCATACTATACTGGAAAATAATATGGTGCAGACGGCAGCATCATCGGGTGAATCGCTTGCTGCGGGAGTTATTTTCACCCTACCCGCGCTGGTGCTGATGCACTACTGGTCGTCATTCAATTACGTGGAAACAACAGTCATTGCCCTGGCCGGTGGAGTGTTAGGCGTGCTTTTCACCATTCCTTTGCGCAGAGCGCTCATCGTAAATCAGAATTTGAAATTCCCTGAAGGAATAGCCACGGCTGAAGTGCTGAAGGCGGGCACAACAGGAGGAGGGCTGATACGCTACCTTGCAGGGGGAAGTTTACTGGGAGGACTGGTCAAATTTATTGCTGAAGGTCTGAAACTGTGGGGGGCACATTTTGAGGCGGGCCTCCTGTTTAAAAACAAAGTATTTCTCTATTTCGGCACCTATCTGACGCCTGCCGTGATGGCTGTGGGATATATCGTGGGGCTGAATATTTCCACTCTGGTTTTCCTGGGGGGCGCCATTAGCTGGTATCTTGCCATTCCGTCTTACATAGCCTGGCACGGAGCTCCGGATGGTCTCTCAGCCACAGAGCTTGGAATTCAGCTTTGGAGCACCCGGATACGCTATCTCGGTGTTGGCGCCATGATTGTCGGAGGGCTTTGGGCTATTATCAGTATCCGCAATCAACTGGCTGAGGCACTTAAACTATCGCTTTCCCGTACCGGCAAAGCCGTTGCTGCTCCTCTGAGGACCGAATATGATGCACCTATGGCATGGGTGCTTTTAGGGATCGGTGTTTTAGTAGTCCCCATCTTCATCATATATCTGCGTGAAGTGCAACAGGTGACACTGAGTGCAGTGATGACTGTAATCATGATGGTGGCCGGATTTCTTTTCTCTGCCGTTGCCGGGTATATGGCCGGTCTGGTAGGCAGTTCAAATAATCCTATTTCAGGGGTAACCATTGCTACCGTGCTGACCTCTGCGCTCATTCTTGTAGCCCTTGCGGGAACCGATTCGCCTGTGGGTGCAGCTTCAGCGGTCATGATTGGCTCGGTGGTGTGCTGTGCTGCAGCCATTTCCGGTGATGTTATGCAGGATTTAAAAGCCGGTCATCTGTTGGGGGCCACACCCTACAGACAGCAACTGGTGGAGTTTATTGGTGTCATAGCCGGAGCGCTGGTGATGGCTCCAGTGCTGAATCTGCTAAATGATGCTTATACAATTGGCTCGGAAAAGTTGTCGGCCCCGCAGGCTTCTCTTATGCGCAGTGTGGCTGAGGGAGTCTTTGGAGGCAATCTTCCGTGGACGATCATTGCCATAGGTGCCGGCATAGGTGTTGCCCTCATTATCGGTGATCAGATGCTGGCCAGAAGGAACGCCTCTTTCCGTCTTCCTGTGCTTGCTGTAGCCGTTGGAATGTATTTGCCTCTTTATCTGGACACGGCCATTTTTATCGGAGGTCTGATAGCCTATCTGACAGGTCGTTTTCTGCAAAACAAAGCAGATACTGCAAACCATCAGCAGGCAAAATCAGCTGCGGAAAATGCCGGACTGCTTTTTGCGTCGGGGCTGATAACGGGAGAAGCTGTGTTGGGAATTCTGCTGGCTATACCTATTGCAGCCACCGGAGACTCGGAGATTCTGCGCTTTTTTAAGCTGACATTACCCGATATGGCTGGATTGCTCGCTTTGGCGTTGTGTTGCTTTTTGTTATACCGGGCGGTAATTACAGGTTATCGCAGCTATAAATCACCGGTTGGCTGA
- a CDS encoding glycosyl transferase, with amino-acid sequence MTPRRILIFGPGPRFKGGIANYTVSLARALKQYGNAEVHIVSWTQQYPSIIPRDFFDRESRKDLLEGTGITVKYITNYNNPFSWKSTYEYIRDWNPDMVIFQWAITLQGFPIGYISKKLTRHKEIEQVFVLHNVQQKEASRIDRLGTRCGLKYGHTFVVLSYPNARELQQMFPELKFTLTENGERARDGSRTILKLFHPVYDIFTPHPDFDAEKFKAELGLKKHVFLFFGFIRKYKGLHYAIRAFARVVQRRKDVSLLIVGESFWKTLPDTFSARLKKTLFCLAQTLLVKNKSNEQDYRPLQLIKQLHLEKDVVVVNRFVPNEEVYKYFQVADALLNFYTTSAPSGVESIAYNFALPVIATRVGHYMETIQEGYNGYLAQPGNIESMAEQMIRLIDHPIDRNHVKETARKYSWENYVRLLLNR; translated from the coding sequence ATGACTCCCAGACGCATTCTCATTTTCGGGCCGGGCCCGCGGTTTAAAGGGGGTATCGCCAATTATACCGTTTCCCTGGCACGTGCACTTAAACAGTATGGAAATGCTGAAGTGCATATCGTTTCGTGGACACAGCAGTACCCTTCCATCATTCCCCGTGACTTTTTTGACCGCGAAAGCCGAAAAGACTTGCTGGAAGGCACCGGCATCACCGTGAAGTATATTACCAACTACAATAATCCTTTCAGCTGGAAAAGCACTTACGAATATATCCGCGATTGGAACCCCGATATGGTCATTTTTCAATGGGCTATTACGCTACAGGGATTTCCGATTGGATATATCAGCAAAAAGCTCACGCGCCATAAAGAAATAGAGCAGGTTTTTGTGCTGCATAACGTGCAACAGAAAGAAGCCAGCCGTATTGATCGCCTGGGCACGCGCTGCGGCCTGAAATATGGGCATACTTTTGTAGTGCTTTCTTATCCCAATGCCCGGGAATTGCAGCAGATGTTTCCGGAACTAAAGTTTACCCTTACCGAAAACGGAGAACGCGCCCGGGATGGCAGTCGCACCATTTTAAAGCTGTTTCATCCGGTGTATGACATCTTCACTCCGCATCCCGATTTTGATGCAGAAAAATTTAAAGCCGAACTGGGACTGAAAAAGCATGTGTTTCTTTTTTTTGGTTTTATCCGCAAATACAAGGGCCTGCACTATGCTATCCGGGCTTTTGCCCGCGTTGTGCAAAGAAGAAAAGACGTATCTCTGCTTATCGTAGGTGAATCTTTCTGGAAAACGCTGCCCGATACCTTTTCAGCCAGATTAAAAAAAACGCTCTTCTGCCTGGCACAAACGCTATTGGTAAAAAATAAAAGCAATGAGCAGGATTATCGTCCCTTGCAGCTTATAAAGCAATTGCATCTGGAAAAGGATGTTGTGGTCGTTAATCGCTTTGTGCCCAATGAAGAAGTCTATAAGTATTTTCAGGTTGCTGATGCCCTGCTGAACTTTTACACCACTTCTGCCCCCTCCGGTGTTGAGTCTATTGCCTACAACTTCGCATTGCCGGTGATAGCCACCCGCGTGGGACATTATATGGAAACCATTCAGGAAGGATATAACGGCTACCTGGCCCAGCCCGGCAACATTGAGTCCATGGCCGAGCAAATGATCCGCCTCATTGATCATCCTATTGACAGAAATCATGTAAAAGAAACTGCCCGCAAATACAGCTGGGAAAACTACGTTCGCCTGCTGCTTAACCGATAA